A single window of Phaenicophaeus curvirostris isolate KB17595 chromosome 24, BPBGC_Pcur_1.0, whole genome shotgun sequence DNA harbors:
- the LOC138730462 gene encoding tetraspanin-18-like isoform X2 — protein MGVLSCMKYLMFIFNVLVFAGGTCLVGVGIWVAVDPAGFQDIVAAKPVLSAGAYLLLAVGIALALLGFLGCCGALRRSRTLLLVFFILVSLVFVTQLIGAVLFLVHWKQIQPELFLSELRRNYRGDDGAEVFSTAWNTLMVTFSCCGVLGPEDFGNGSRFQELHPGMPWPQACCARNGLLQAGELLGWEQCQERSPGYIHEQIFAMFFAFCLYYNFD, from the exons ATGGGTGTCTTGAGCTGCATGAAGTACCTGATGTTCATCTTCAACGTGCTGGTGTTT GCTGGGGGGACGTGCCTGGTGGGCGTGGGGATCTGGGTGGCCGTGGACCCAGCTGGTTTTCAGGACATCGTGGCTGCCAAGCCGGTGTTGAGTGCCGGTGCCTACCTCCTGCTGGCCGTGGGCATCGCCCTGGCGCTGCTGGGCTTCCTGGGGTGCTGCGGGGCCCTGCGCCGGAGCCGCacgctgctgctggtg TTCTTCATCCTCGTGAGCCTCGTCTTTGTCACACAGCTCATTGGAGCTGTTCTCTTCCTAGTGCACTGGAAACAG ATCCAGCCAGAGCTCTTCCTGTCTGAGCTGAGGAGGAACTACCGCGGGGACGATGGTGCGGAGGTCTTCTCCACCGCCTGGAACACACTCATGGTGACA ttttcatgttGTGGCGTTTTAGGACCTGAAGACTTTGGGAATGGCTCCcgcttccaggagctgcacccAGGGATGCCCTGGCCGCAGGCATGTTGTGCCCGGAATGGGCTCCTGCAGGCGGGCGAGCTGCTAGGCTGGGAGCAGTGCCAGGAGAGAAGCCCCGGCTACATCCATGAGCAG ATCTTCGCCATGTTCTTTGCCTTTTGCCTATATTACAACTTCGACTGA
- the ADIPOR1 gene encoding adiponectin receptor protein 1 — protein sequence MASRKASAAGQGSGLAASGRDRAHLELAELGPLLEEKGEPGAAGLPSAEDPPCPAAPEEEEEVVRVLTLPLQAHHAMEKMEEFVYKVWEGRWRVIPYDVLPDWLKDNDYLLHGHRPPMPSFRACFKSIFRIHTETGNIWTHLLGFVLFLCLGILTMLRPNMYFMAPLQEKVVFGMFFLGAVLCLSFSWLFHTVYCHSEKVSRTFSKLDYSGIALLIMGSFVPWLYYSFYCSPQPRLIYLSIVCVLGISAIIVAQWDRFATPKHRQTRAGVFLGLGLSGVVPTMHFTIAEGFVKATTVGQMGWFFLMAVMYITGAGLYAARVPERFFPGKFDIWFQSHQIFHVLVVAAAFVHFYGVSNLQEFRYGLEGGCTDDSLL from the exons ATGGCGTCCCGCAAGGCCTCCGCCGCCGGGCAGGGCAGCGGGCTGGCCGCCTCCGGCCGGGACCGAGCCCACCTGGAGCTGGCCGAGCTGGGGccgctgctggaggagaagggcgaGCCAGGGGCTGCCGGGCTGCCCAGC GCTGAAGATCCACCATGCCCAGCAGCCcctgaggaagaggaagaggtggTCCGTGTGCTGACTCTGCCCCTGCAAGCTCATCACGccatggagaagatggaggaatTTGTGTATAAG GTGTGGGAAGGGCGCTGGCGTGTGATCCCCTATGATGTGCTGCCTGACTGGCTGAAGGACAACGATTACCTCCTGCACGGACACCGGCCTCCCATGCCGTCCTTCCGAGCCTGCTTCAAGAGCATCTTCCGAATACACACCGAGACTGGCAACATCTGGACACACTTGCTAG GTTTCGTTTTGTTCCTCTGCCTGGGAATCCTGACCATGCTGCGGCCCAACATGTACTTCATGGCTCCTCTCCAGGAGAAGGTGGTGTTCGGGATGTTCTTCCTGGGAGCAGTGCTGTGCCTCAGCTTCTCCTGGCTTTTCCACACTGTCTACTGCCACTCAGAGAAGGTCTCGCGGACTTTTTCGAA GTTGGACTATTCAGGAATTGCACTGCTGATCATGGGGAGCTTTGTCCCGTGGCTCTACTACTCGTTCTACTGCTCCCCGCAGCCAAGACTCATCTACCTCTCCATCGTCTGTGTCCTGGGTATCTCTGCCATCATTGTCGCCCAGTGGGACCGATTCGCCACCCCCAAGCACAGGCAGACAAGAGCAG GTGTcttcctggggctggggctgagcggTGTGGTGCCCACCATGCACTTCACCATCGCTGAGGGGTTCGTGAAAGCCACCACCGTTGGCCAGATGGGCTGGTTCTTCCTCATGGCCGTGATGTACATCACGGGTGCGGGGCTGTACGCCGCCCGCGTTCCTGAGCGCTTCTTCCCGGGCAAGTTCGACATCTGG TTCCAGTCGCATCAGATCTTCCATGTGCTTGTGGTGGCTGCGGCCTTTGTCCACTTCTATGGGGTGTCCAACCTGCAGGAGTTCCGCTATGGCCTGGAAGGGGGGTGCACAGACGACTCTCTCCTCTGA
- the UBE2T gene encoding ubiquitin-conjugating enzyme E2 T has translation MQRLSRLKRELCLLVTEPPPGITCWQHEDRLDELRAQITGGAGTPYEKGIFNLEIVVPERYPFEPPKIRFLTPIYHPNIDSAGRICLDALKSPPKGTWTPCLNIVTLLTSIQLLMAEPNPDDPLMAEISSEYKYNKEVFLLRAREWTKKYAIQQKEASKPSEETTTQSKTSATSEAPERETERSDTSKEKKSCLDS, from the exons ATGCAAAGACTCTCTCGGCTCAAGAGGGAACTCTGCCTCTTGGTCACAGAGCCACCTCCCGGAATCACCTGCTGGCAGCATGAAGACCGTCTGGATGAGCTAAGGGCGC aaattacaggAGGTGCAGGCACGCCTTATGAGAAAGGAATATTCAACCTGGAAATAGTTGTTCCTGAAAG GTACCCGTTTGAGCCCCCGAAGATTCGCTTTCTGACCCCCATCTATCATCCTAACATCGACTCTGCTGGAAGGATTTGCCTGGATGCTCTTAAATCACCTCCAAAG GGCACATGGACTCCTTGCCTGAACATCGTCACGCTGCTGACCTCCATACAGCTGCTGATGGCAGAGCCCAACCCTGATGACCCTCTCATGGCAGAAATT TCCTCGGAGTACAAGTACAACAAGGAAGTGTTCTTGCTGCGTGCCAGAGAGTGGACCAAGAAATACGCAATCCAGCAGAAGGAG GCTTCCAAGCCTTCGGAAGAGACAACAACCCAAAGTAAAACCAGTGCCACCAGTGAGGCTCCCGAGCGGGAGACAGAAAGGAGTGATACCAGCAAGGAGAAGAAATCTTGCCTGGATTCCTAA
- the LOC138730551 gene encoding cryptochrome-1-like isoform X2, whose amino-acid sequence MPHRTIHLFRKGLRLHDNPTLLAALESSEVVYPVYILDRTFLTSAMHIGNLRWHFLLQTLEDLQKNLCQLGSYLLVIQGEYESVLRDHVQQWNITQVTLDAEMEPFYKEMEVNIRRLGEELGFEVLSRVGHSLYNTKRILDLNGGMPPLTYKRFLHILSLLGDPEVPVQTLTAEDFQGCRPPAPGLAEHYKVPLPVDLKIPSESLSPWRGGETEGLRRLEQHLTDQAKHHSLPPVSLQGQLLWREFFYTVASATPNFTKMAGNPICLQISWNENAEKLHKWKTAQTGFPWIDAIMTQLRQEGWIHHLARHAVACFLTRGDLWISWEEGMKVFEELLLDADYSINAGNWMWLSASAFFHQYTRIFCPVRFGKRTDPEGQYIRKYLPVLKNFPSKYIYEPWTASEEEQKQAGCIIGEDYPFPMVNHKEASDQNLQLMRQVREEQQRTAQLTRDDTDDPMEMKVKRERSEEHTSKGKVAKMTEQTEIPAGIACWEPENGKGGEPGAN is encoded by the exons ATGCCGCATCGCACTATTCATCTTTTCCGGAAGGGACTTCGGCTTCACGACAACCCGACACTGCTGGCCGCGCTGGAGTCCTCAGAGGTTGTCTACCCTGTCTACATCCTGGACAGGACATTCCTGACATCTGCCATGCACATTGGGAACCTGCGGTggcattttctgctgcagacCTTGGAGGATCTACAGAAAAACTTGTGCCAGCTGGGCTCTTACTTGCTGGTTATTCAGGGAGAGTATGAGTCTGTTCTTAGAGACCATGTCCAGCAGTGGAATATCACCCAGGTGACACTGGATGCAGAGATGGAACCATTTTACAAGGAAATGGAGGTCAACATACGCCGTCTGGGGGAAgagctgggctttgaggtgcttTCCCGGGTGGGCCACAGTCTGTACAACACCAAACG GATTTTGGACCTGAATGGTGGGATGCCCCCGTTAACATACAAGAGGTTCCTTCACATCCTGTCTCTGCTTGGTGACCCCGAGGTGCCTGTCCAGACCCTGACAGCTGAGGACTTCCA GGGATGTCGTCCTCCTGCCCCAGGCCTGGCTGAGCATTACAAAGTGCCTCTCCCTGTGGATTTGAAGATCCCCTCGGAGAGCCTTTCCCcctggagaggaggggagacCGAAGGGCTACGGCGCCTGGAGCAACACTTGACTGACCAG GCCAAGCATCACTCTCTGCCCCCGGTGTCGCTCCAAGGGCAGCTTCTGTGGAGGGAATTCTTCTACACAGTGGCATCAGCAACACCAAACTTCACCAAAATGGCTGGGAACCCCATCTGTCTTCAGATCAGTTGGAACGAGAATGCAGAGAAGCTCCACAAATGGAAAACG gCACAGACGGGGTTCCCATGGATTGATGCAATTATGACCCAGCTGCGCCAGGAAGGCTGGATCCATCACCTTGCTCGGCACGCTGTCGCCTGCTTCCTGACGCGGGGAGATCTTTGGATCAGCTGGGAAGAGGGCATGAAG GTGTTTGAAGAGCTGCTTTTAGATGCTGACTACAGCATCAACGCAGGGAACTGGATGTGGCTGTCAGCCAGCGCGTTCTTCCACCAGTACACTCGGATCTTCTGCCCTGTCCGCTTCGGGAAGCGCACGGACCCCGAGGGGCAGTACATCCG GAAGTACTTGCCTGTACTCAAGAACTTTCCCTCCAAGTACATCTATGAGCCCTGGACAGCATCTGAAGAGGAGCAGAAGCAAGCAGGGTGTATCATAG GTGAAGATTACCCCTTCCCGATGGTGAACCACAAGGAAGCCAGCGATCAAAACCTGCAGCTGATGAGGCAGGTcagagaggagcagcagagaacaGCACAGCTCACGAGAG atgatacagatgacccAATGGAAATGAAGGTAAAACGTGAGCGCTCTGAAGAACAcacttcaaaaggaaaagtggCCAAGATGACAGAACAAACTGAGATTCCAGCAGGGATTGCCTGTTGGGAACCAGAAAATGGCAAAGGGGGAGAGCCAGGGGCCAACTGA
- the LOC138730462 gene encoding tetraspanin-18-like isoform X1 — translation MGVLSCMKYLMFIFNVLVFAGGTCLVGVGIWVAVDPAGFQDIVAAKPVLSAGAYLLLAVGIALALLGFLGCCGALRRSRTLLLVFFILVSLVFVTQLIGAVLFLVHWKQIQPELFLSELRRNYRGDDGAEVFSTAWNTLMVTFSCCGVLGPEDFGNGSRFQELHPGMPWPQACCARNGLLQAGELLGWEQCQERSPGYIHEQGCFSTFGRTLQKYISLPGTCSLAVLGIEIFAMFFAFCLYYNFD, via the exons ATGGGTGTCTTGAGCTGCATGAAGTACCTGATGTTCATCTTCAACGTGCTGGTGTTT GCTGGGGGGACGTGCCTGGTGGGCGTGGGGATCTGGGTGGCCGTGGACCCAGCTGGTTTTCAGGACATCGTGGCTGCCAAGCCGGTGTTGAGTGCCGGTGCCTACCTCCTGCTGGCCGTGGGCATCGCCCTGGCGCTGCTGGGCTTCCTGGGGTGCTGCGGGGCCCTGCGCCGGAGCCGCacgctgctgctggtg TTCTTCATCCTCGTGAGCCTCGTCTTTGTCACACAGCTCATTGGAGCTGTTCTCTTCCTAGTGCACTGGAAACAG ATCCAGCCAGAGCTCTTCCTGTCTGAGCTGAGGAGGAACTACCGCGGGGACGATGGTGCGGAGGTCTTCTCCACCGCCTGGAACACACTCATGGTGACA ttttcatgttGTGGCGTTTTAGGACCTGAAGACTTTGGGAATGGCTCCcgcttccaggagctgcacccAGGGATGCCCTGGCCGCAGGCATGTTGTGCCCGGAATGGGCTCCTGCAGGCGGGCGAGCTGCTAGGCTGGGAGCAGTGCCAGGAGAGAAGCCCCGGCTACATCCATGAGCAG ggctgcttctcCACCTTTGGCAGGACCTTGCAGAAGTACATCTCTCTCCCTGGGACTTGCAGCTTGGCTGTGCTGGGCATCGAG ATCTTCGCCATGTTCTTTGCCTTTTGCCTATATTACAACTTCGACTGA
- the LOC138730551 gene encoding cryptochrome-1-like isoform X1, with protein MPHRTIHLFRKGLRLHDNPTLLAALESSEVVYPVYILDRTFLTSAMHIGNLRWHFLLQTLEDLQKNLCQLGSYLLVIQGEYESVLRDHVQQWNITQVTLDAEMEPFYKEMEVNIRRLGEELGFEVLSRVGHSLYNTKRILDLNGGMPPLTYKRFLHILSLLGDPEVPVQTLTAEDFQGCRPPAPGLAEHYKVPLPVDLKIPSESLSPWRGGETEGLRRLEQHLTDQGWVASFTKPRTIPNSLLPSTTGLSPYFSMGCLSVRTFFYRLSNIYAQAKHHSLPPVSLQGQLLWREFFYTVASATPNFTKMAGNPICLQISWNENAEKLHKWKTAQTGFPWIDAIMTQLRQEGWIHHLARHAVACFLTRGDLWISWEEGMKVFEELLLDADYSINAGNWMWLSASAFFHQYTRIFCPVRFGKRTDPEGQYIRKYLPVLKNFPSKYIYEPWTASEEEQKQAGCIIGEDYPFPMVNHKEASDQNLQLMRQVREEQQRTAQLTRDDTDDPMEMKVKRERSEEHTSKGKVAKMTEQTEIPAGIACWEPENGKGGEPGAN; from the exons ATGCCGCATCGCACTATTCATCTTTTCCGGAAGGGACTTCGGCTTCACGACAACCCGACACTGCTGGCCGCGCTGGAGTCCTCAGAGGTTGTCTACCCTGTCTACATCCTGGACAGGACATTCCTGACATCTGCCATGCACATTGGGAACCTGCGGTggcattttctgctgcagacCTTGGAGGATCTACAGAAAAACTTGTGCCAGCTGGGCTCTTACTTGCTGGTTATTCAGGGAGAGTATGAGTCTGTTCTTAGAGACCATGTCCAGCAGTGGAATATCACCCAGGTGACACTGGATGCAGAGATGGAACCATTTTACAAGGAAATGGAGGTCAACATACGCCGTCTGGGGGAAgagctgggctttgaggtgcttTCCCGGGTGGGCCACAGTCTGTACAACACCAAACG GATTTTGGACCTGAATGGTGGGATGCCCCCGTTAACATACAAGAGGTTCCTTCACATCCTGTCTCTGCTTGGTGACCCCGAGGTGCCTGTCCAGACCCTGACAGCTGAGGACTTCCA GGGATGTCGTCCTCCTGCCCCAGGCCTGGCTGAGCATTACAAAGTGCCTCTCCCTGTGGATTTGAAGATCCCCTCGGAGAGCCTTTCCCcctggagaggaggggagacCGAAGGGCTACGGCGCCTGGAGCAACACTTGACTGACCAG GGTTGGGTGGCAAGTTTTACTAAACCAAGAACAATCCCAAACTCACTGCTTCCAAGTACCACGGGCCTGAGCCCATATTTCAGCATGGGCTGTCTATCGGTTCGCACCTTTTTTTATAGGCTGTCAAACATTTATGCTCAG GCCAAGCATCACTCTCTGCCCCCGGTGTCGCTCCAAGGGCAGCTTCTGTGGAGGGAATTCTTCTACACAGTGGCATCAGCAACACCAAACTTCACCAAAATGGCTGGGAACCCCATCTGTCTTCAGATCAGTTGGAACGAGAATGCAGAGAAGCTCCACAAATGGAAAACG gCACAGACGGGGTTCCCATGGATTGATGCAATTATGACCCAGCTGCGCCAGGAAGGCTGGATCCATCACCTTGCTCGGCACGCTGTCGCCTGCTTCCTGACGCGGGGAGATCTTTGGATCAGCTGGGAAGAGGGCATGAAG GTGTTTGAAGAGCTGCTTTTAGATGCTGACTACAGCATCAACGCAGGGAACTGGATGTGGCTGTCAGCCAGCGCGTTCTTCCACCAGTACACTCGGATCTTCTGCCCTGTCCGCTTCGGGAAGCGCACGGACCCCGAGGGGCAGTACATCCG GAAGTACTTGCCTGTACTCAAGAACTTTCCCTCCAAGTACATCTATGAGCCCTGGACAGCATCTGAAGAGGAGCAGAAGCAAGCAGGGTGTATCATAG GTGAAGATTACCCCTTCCCGATGGTGAACCACAAGGAAGCCAGCGATCAAAACCTGCAGCTGATGAGGCAGGTcagagaggagcagcagagaacaGCACAGCTCACGAGAG atgatacagatgacccAATGGAAATGAAGGTAAAACGTGAGCGCTCTGAAGAACAcacttcaaaaggaaaagtggCCAAGATGACAGAACAAACTGAGATTCCAGCAGGGATTGCCTGTTGGGAACCAGAAAATGGCAAAGGGGGAGAGCCAGGGGCCAACTGA